Proteins found in one Corynebacterium sanguinis genomic segment:
- a CDS encoding NAD(P)-binding domain-containing protein has translation MTEHHTAIVVGGGQSGLATAYYLRRFKVDFLVLDNQEEAGGAWLHAWPSLTLFSAAGFSNLPGWPMPHYPGYPPAHHVIDYLEHYEQRYDIPVRRPVHVRSVSCDGGVFHLDTSAGQFTAEHVVAATGTWSAPFVPHYPGTFRGRQWHSSIYPGPEPFRGAKVAVVGGANSGAQIAADLIGTSEVTWYTREQPRWMPDDIDGRDLFLNSRRRILGGDSGPNLGDIVALPHLRELRNSGQLTATPIFDSLNELDHDHLIWCTGFRPALGPFRHLMRGREPEVGNLHLVGYGNWTGDGSATLMGVGPFAKHTAQVVAGRVDEAPHQKF, from the coding sequence ATGACTGAGCACCACACTGCCATCGTCGTCGGCGGTGGCCAGTCCGGTTTAGCCACGGCCTATTATCTGCGGCGCTTCAAAGTGGATTTCCTGGTCCTGGACAACCAGGAAGAAGCTGGCGGAGCATGGTTGCACGCATGGCCTTCGCTGACGCTTTTCTCTGCCGCGGGGTTCTCTAATCTGCCCGGCTGGCCTATGCCGCACTACCCGGGGTATCCGCCGGCACACCATGTCATCGACTACCTGGAACACTACGAACAGCGCTACGACATCCCAGTTAGGCGCCCCGTACACGTCCGCAGCGTGTCTTGTGATGGTGGGGTGTTTCATCTGGACACGTCTGCGGGTCAGTTCACAGCGGAGCACGTTGTCGCGGCCACAGGCACGTGGTCCGCGCCTTTCGTGCCCCACTATCCCGGCACCTTCCGTGGCCGCCAGTGGCACTCGTCGATCTACCCCGGGCCGGAACCATTCCGCGGTGCGAAGGTCGCGGTGGTCGGTGGGGCGAATTCGGGTGCTCAGATCGCCGCGGATCTCATCGGGACGTCGGAGGTCACATGGTACACACGTGAGCAACCGCGCTGGATGCCTGACGACATCGATGGCCGCGATCTCTTTCTTAACAGCCGCCGCCGGATTCTAGGCGGCGATTCCGGCCCGAACCTCGGGGACATTGTTGCGCTTCCTCATCTACGTGAGCTCCGCAACTCCGGTCAGCTCACCGCTACCCCCATCTTCGATAGCTTGAACGAGCTCGACCACGACCACCTGATCTGGTGCACTGGTTTTCGTCCGGCCCTCGGCCCATTCCGCCACCTCATGCGCGGCCGCGAACCTGAAGTGGGGAATCTGCATCTAGTCGGTTACGGCAACTGGACCGGCGACGGCTCGGCAACGCTGATGGGTGTGGGGCCCTTTGCCAAACACACTGCCCAGGTAGTCGCGGGCCGTGTCGATGAAGCTCCGCATCAAAAGTTTTGA
- a CDS encoding putative glycolipid-binding domain-containing protein has protein sequence MERSYGWVHIDNPVIQNEATVRFHGAGLSATGVQYGEGYQATWALEATENWATQNVTVNVEGDGWERSLKLVRSEQGVWSSQTKEEGTPPTNLPSPGIVRSADLEDALDCDLGLCPLTNTMPIRRLGLLEAQVPKTQLIMAWIDMPSLEVIASDQYYSSIDSKTVRYASGTRGVDVELEVDSDGVVVHYPDLAQRV, from the coding sequence ATGGAACGTAGCTACGGGTGGGTGCACATCGACAACCCCGTCATCCAGAACGAGGCTACGGTTCGGTTTCACGGAGCCGGTTTATCGGCCACCGGAGTGCAATACGGAGAGGGTTACCAGGCAACCTGGGCACTAGAGGCCACGGAGAACTGGGCCACCCAGAATGTGACGGTGAACGTTGAAGGCGATGGTTGGGAGCGGAGCCTCAAACTCGTCAGGTCCGAGCAGGGCGTATGGTCGTCGCAGACCAAAGAAGAGGGGACCCCGCCAACAAATCTGCCCTCCCCCGGAATTGTTCGTTCAGCAGACCTGGAAGACGCGCTGGATTGCGACCTCGGCCTTTGCCCGCTCACGAACACGATGCCCATTCGCCGCTTGGGGCTTTTGGAAGCTCAGGTTCCTAAGACGCAACTCATCATGGCCTGGATTGATATGCCATCGCTAGAAGTGATCGCTTCGGACCAGTACTACAGCTCAATCGACTCTAAGACAGTCCGCTACGCAAGTGGAACACGTGGAGTCGATGTCGAATTAGAAGTGGACAGTGACGGAGTGGTCGTACATTACCCTGATCTCGCCCAGCGGGTCTGA
- a CDS encoding DUF488 family protein — protein sequence MRIFTVGHSNLEFDEFVRMLQAAGVAAVVDVRKLTGSRKYPWFNDDSLTQRLPTHGIAYMKNEGLAGRRNVSKTIPFEVNAHWQNRSFHNYADHALGEEFSTALEKLGQHAAHTPTAIMCSEAVWWRCHRRIITDHLLAHGDEVEHVMGLGAEGASIRKATLNDGAVVGDDLLVRYPARE from the coding sequence ATGCGCATCTTCACCGTCGGCCACTCCAACCTTGAATTCGACGAGTTCGTGCGCATGCTTCAGGCAGCCGGGGTCGCGGCAGTCGTCGATGTGCGCAAGCTGACCGGTTCACGGAAGTACCCGTGGTTCAACGACGACTCCCTCACCCAGCGCCTCCCCACACACGGCATCGCCTACATGAAGAACGAGGGGCTGGCGGGGCGGCGCAACGTATCCAAGACGATCCCGTTCGAGGTCAACGCCCACTGGCAAAACCGCAGCTTTCACAACTACGCCGACCACGCCCTGGGTGAAGAATTCTCAACAGCATTGGAGAAACTGGGCCAGCACGCCGCTCACACGCCGACCGCCATCATGTGTTCCGAGGCGGTGTGGTGGCGCTGCCACCGCCGCATCATCACTGATCACCTCCTCGCCCACGGGGACGAGGTGGAGCACGTGATGGGGTTGGGGGCCGAAGGTGCGTCGATACGCAAAGCAACGCTTAACGACGGTGCCGTGGTCGGCGACGACCTCCTCGTGCGCTACCCCGCGCGGGAATAG
- a CDS encoding phosphatidylinositol kinase, with product MTANELLELLQHGEVGFVGQLAESSNLTVVVDLTLARDGGREDYCWGIFKPEAGERYLHDFPAGLWRRERAAYLLSAWLGWDIVPPTVVREVGPLGVGSLQYYVDNDGSHYFPLYETRPDLHPQLLRMAVFDLLVNNTDRKSGHVLLARSQNENRVDHVWGIDQGLCFHHDPKLRTVIWDFAHEAIPSELVDAVEPLTGEVPEEVASLLTPEEVAALKSRALRIVRLPWLPEPQSEFPYPWPLV from the coding sequence GTGACCGCGAATGAGCTGCTTGAACTGCTTCAACACGGCGAGGTCGGTTTCGTAGGCCAGCTCGCGGAGTCCTCGAACCTCACGGTGGTTGTGGACCTCACGCTAGCTCGCGACGGTGGCCGAGAGGACTACTGCTGGGGCATCTTCAAGCCTGAGGCGGGGGAGCGCTACCTCCACGATTTCCCGGCGGGGCTGTGGCGGCGCGAGCGGGCTGCGTACCTGCTCAGCGCGTGGCTGGGCTGGGACATCGTGCCGCCCACGGTGGTGCGCGAGGTGGGCCCGCTCGGTGTCGGGTCGTTGCAGTACTACGTGGACAACGACGGCTCCCACTATTTCCCGCTGTACGAGACCCGCCCCGACCTGCATCCCCAGTTACTGCGCATGGCTGTTTTCGACTTATTGGTGAATAACACGGACCGTAAATCGGGCCATGTTTTGCTCGCCCGCTCGCAAAACGAGAACCGCGTTGACCACGTGTGGGGCATCGACCAGGGACTGTGCTTTCACCATGATCCGAAGTTGCGCACCGTGATCTGGGACTTCGCGCACGAGGCGATCCCATCCGAGCTGGTGGATGCGGTCGAGCCGCTCACGGGGGAAGTGCCGGAGGAGGTGGCGTCATTGTTGACACCGGAAGAGGTGGCGGCGTTGAAATCGCGCGCCTTACGCATCGTGCGCCTGCCGTGGTTGCCCGAGCCCCAGTCCGAGTTTCCTTACCCCTGGCCCCTGGTGTAA